The Acinetobacter defluvii genome includes a region encoding these proteins:
- a CDS encoding DUF5713 family protein, whose amino-acid sequence MFNDLLLPMFDDDYYPDILVAEVKQMIEAFAKKIAKSSLTDDELYHVAHSTVVEINKMKPQFEDLDSSLDDAAADYIAEAMMMVAQDQGYMDIEMEELISNREW is encoded by the coding sequence ATGTTTAACGATTTACTTCTCCCAATGTTTGACGATGATTATTATCCAGATATTTTAGTTGCTGAAGTCAAACAAATGATCGAAGCATTTGCAAAAAAGATTGCAAAATCAAGCTTAACAGATGATGAGCTTTATCATGTAGCCCATAGTACGGTGGTGGAAATTAATAAAATGAAACCACAGTTTGAAGACCTTGATTCATCTTTGGATGATGCTGCAGCGGATTATATTGCGGAAGCGATGATGATGGTGGCGCAAGATCAAGGTTATATGGATATTGAAATGGAAGAGTTGATTTCAAATAGAGAGTGGTAA
- a CDS encoding vWA domain-containing protein — MKMNYTILAASMVAVLLSGCSKKTEEASSEMVSTDAVAADAGYEHATIAADASAEVAAYGSAENTENYQKTEQNTVKSVAKEPISTFSADVDTGSYANVRRFLTQDRTLPPVDAVRVEELINYFNYHYPQPTGSHPFSINTETVDSPWQANAKLIRIGIQAKNIDQKKLPSANLVFLVDVSGSMDEEKKLPLVKKTLTILTEQLRPQDKVTLITYSGHEEVVLEPTSGENKSKILNAINELSASGSTSGESAIQMAYKEAQKSFIKNGINRILIATDGDFNVGITDFDTLKNMIAEKRKTGISFTTLGFGRGNYDEQLMEQLADAGDGNYSYIDNENEAKKVLKQQLSSTLATVAQDVKIQVEFNPATVKEYRLIGYENRLLQQEDFNNDKVDAGDIGAGHTVTALYEIIPVGQKGWLADSRYQSNTAKTEAKKTEYAHLNLRYKLPNTSKSILLTQPLAATSKTLPQASADTRFALAVASYGQQLKGGKYNGSMGWNDILQLAQSAKQPDEFGLKMEFIDLLKKAKSLSADQPSPQQINRAS; from the coding sequence ATGAAGATGAACTATACAATTTTAGCTGCTTCAATGGTGGCGGTTTTACTTTCAGGATGCTCTAAAAAAACTGAAGAGGCATCTAGTGAGATGGTTTCAACCGATGCAGTAGCAGCGGATGCTGGCTACGAACATGCAACTATAGCAGCGGATGCAAGTGCTGAAGTTGCAGCTTATGGTTCAGCAGAAAATACTGAAAATTATCAAAAAACCGAACAAAATACAGTGAAAAGTGTTGCAAAAGAGCCGATTTCAACATTTAGTGCTGATGTAGACACAGGAAGTTATGCCAATGTGCGTCGCTTCCTTACACAGGATCGTACTTTACCGCCTGTAGATGCTGTGCGTGTTGAGGAATTAATTAATTACTTTAATTATCATTATCCACAACCGACGGGTAGTCATCCATTTTCTATCAATACTGAAACAGTGGACTCACCTTGGCAAGCCAATGCAAAATTGATTCGCATTGGGATTCAAGCCAAAAATATTGATCAAAAAAAGCTTCCTTCTGCAAATTTGGTATTCTTGGTTGACGTATCTGGCAGTATGGATGAGGAGAAAAAGCTACCTTTGGTTAAAAAAACTTTAACGATTTTAACTGAGCAACTACGTCCACAAGATAAAGTCACCTTGATTACTTACTCAGGACATGAAGAAGTGGTGCTAGAACCAACCTCAGGTGAGAATAAAAGTAAAATTTTAAATGCAATCAATGAGCTTTCAGCAAGTGGTTCAACGTCAGGTGAAAGTGCGATTCAAATGGCATATAAAGAAGCGCAAAAATCGTTTATTAAGAACGGGATTAATCGTATTTTAATCGCTACCGATGGCGATTTTAATGTTGGGATTACGGACTTTGACACGTTGAAAAATATGATTGCTGAAAAGCGTAAAACAGGCATCTCATTTACCACTTTGGGATTTGGTCGAGGCAATTATGATGAGCAGCTCATGGAGCAACTGGCAGATGCAGGTGATGGAAATTACAGTTATATCGACAACGAAAATGAAGCCAAAAAAGTGCTTAAACAACAACTCAGCTCAACACTTGCTACAGTTGCACAGGATGTAAAAATTCAAGTCGAGTTTAATCCAGCAACTGTGAAAGAATACCGTTTGATCGGTTATGAAAATCGATTATTACAGCAAGAAGATTTTAATAACGATAAGGTTGATGCGGGCGACATCGGTGCAGGGCATACGGTGACTGCATTGTATGAAATTATTCCAGTCGGGCAAAAAGGATGGTTGGCGGATTCTCGTTATCAAAGCAATACCGCAAAAACGGAGGCGAAAAAAACCGAATATGCCCATTTAAACTTACGTTATAAATTACCAAATACCTCTAAAAGTATTTTATTAACTCAACCGCTAGCAGCAACCTCTAAAACTTTGCCACAAGCAAGTGCTGATACACGGTTTGCACTTGCTGTGGCAAGTTATGGACAGCAGTTAAAAGGCGGTAAATATAACGGCTCAATGGGTTGGAATGATATTTTACAGTTGGCACAATCTGCAAAACAACCTGATGAGTTTGGTTTAAAAATGGAGTTTATTGACTTATTAAAAAAGGCGAAAAGTTTGAGTGCAGATCAACCATCGCCACAACAAATCAATAGGGCTTCTTAA
- the folP gene encoding dihydropteroate synthase, translating to MQLVALPKRILKCGDQQLDLSQAHVMGILNVTPDSFSDGGKHNEVEQAVAYAKQMIADGATVIDIGGESTRPGASPVSVEEEIRRVVPVVEQLVKEKVIISIDTSQPEVIKAAVQVGAHIWNDVRALTRPRALETAAELNIPVIIMHMRGEPTTMNNLAQYNDVIEDVMSELNQRVEDALKVGVRAENIMIDPGFGFAKNAQQNLKLLQEFYKLNAMGYPILSALSRKRFIGEALGGADAQNRAIGSVAAHLMSIQQGACMVRAHDVKAMHDAVLVWQATMNVE from the coding sequence ATGCAATTAGTCGCTTTACCAAAACGGATTTTAAAATGTGGTGATCAACAACTAGATTTGTCACAAGCGCATGTCATGGGGATTTTAAATGTAACACCAGACTCATTTAGTGATGGTGGAAAGCATAATGAAGTTGAGCAAGCCGTTGCCTATGCAAAACAAATGATTGCTGATGGTGCGACGGTGATTGATATTGGTGGAGAATCTACACGCCCAGGCGCATCACCTGTATCTGTGGAAGAAGAAATCCGTCGTGTTGTGCCAGTGGTTGAGCAATTGGTAAAAGAAAAGGTGATCATTTCTATTGATACATCACAACCTGAAGTGATTAAAGCCGCTGTTCAAGTGGGTGCGCATATTTGGAATGATGTACGTGCCTTAACTCGCCCAAGAGCGTTAGAAACCGCAGCAGAGCTTAATATTCCTGTCATTATTATGCATATGCGTGGTGAGCCAACCACCATGAATAATTTAGCTCAATATAATGATGTGATTGAAGATGTTATGTCAGAGCTGAATCAACGTGTTGAAGATGCATTGAAGGTTGGTGTACGAGCTGAAAATATTATGATTGATCCAGGTTTTGGTTTTGCTAAAAATGCACAGCAAAATTTAAAACTTTTACAAGAGTTTTATAAGCTTAATGCAATGGGCTATCCGATTCTTTCCGCACTTTCACGTAAAAGATTTATTGGTGAAGCGCTCGGTGGTGCTGATGCACAAAATCGGGCTATTGGTAGTGTTGCTGCACATTTGATGAGTATTCAGCAAGGGGCATGTATGGTGCGTGCACATGATGTGAAAGCAATGCATGATGCAGTTTTGGTATGGCAAGCTACAATGAATGTAGAATAA
- the ftsH gene encoding ATP-dependent zinc metalloprotease FtsH, whose amino-acid sequence MSDLFKNAVLWLVILGVLILIFSNISDRNKPAAMNYSEFVAAVNAGQIKQVTIDGERISGEKTNGSDFESIRPAVQDPELMPTLIKNNVVVEGTAPQRQGLLMQLLIASFPVLLIILLFMFFMRNMGGGAGGKNGPMSFGKSKAKMLSEDQIKVTFTDVAGCDEAKQEVVEIVDFLKDPAKFKRLGATIPKGVLMVGPPGTGKTLLAKAIAGEAKVPFFSISGSDFVEMFVGVGASRVRDMFEQAKRHAPCIIFIDEIDAVGRHRGSGTGGGHDEREQTLNQMLVEMDGFEGNEGIIVIAATNRADVLDKALLRPGRFDRQVMVGLPDIKGREQILNVHLKKLPSVTGVDVKVLARGTPGFSGAQLANLVNEAALFAARRNKNTVDMHDFEDAKDKIYMGPERKSMVIREEERRATAYHEAGHAIVAEILPGTDPVHKVTIMPRGWALGVTWQLPEHDQTSHYKDKMLNELSILFGGRIAEEVFINQMSTGASNDFERATKMARAMVTKYGMSDKMGVMVYEDENQNGFFGNVGSRTISEATQQMVDQEVRRILDEQYKVAREILENNKDIAHAMVKALLEWETIDRDQIRDIMEGREPQPPKVYVAENPVIDVTPADGSETPPPLPSLPKL is encoded by the coding sequence TTGAGCGATCTCTTCAAAAACGCCGTTTTGTGGCTTGTGATACTCGGTGTGCTGATCTTGATTTTCAGCAACATCAGTGACCGCAATAAGCCTGCTGCGATGAACTATTCTGAGTTTGTTGCGGCGGTGAATGCAGGTCAGATTAAACAAGTCACGATTGATGGTGAAAGAATAAGTGGCGAAAAAACCAATGGTTCAGATTTTGAAAGTATCCGCCCAGCGGTTCAAGATCCTGAATTAATGCCTACTCTTATCAAAAATAACGTTGTTGTTGAAGGTACTGCACCTCAACGTCAAGGTTTGTTGATGCAACTTCTTATCGCAAGCTTCCCTGTACTTTTAATCATTTTGTTATTCATGTTCTTTATGCGCAACATGGGTGGTGGTGCAGGCGGTAAAAATGGTCCAATGAGCTTTGGTAAATCAAAAGCTAAAATGCTCTCTGAAGATCAAATTAAAGTGACATTTACCGATGTTGCAGGCTGTGATGAAGCAAAACAAGAAGTTGTCGAAATTGTAGACTTCTTAAAAGACCCAGCAAAATTCAAACGTCTTGGGGCAACAATTCCCAAAGGTGTGTTGATGGTAGGTCCTCCAGGTACAGGTAAAACTTTACTTGCGAAAGCGATTGCGGGTGAAGCAAAAGTACCATTCTTTAGTATTTCGGGTTCTGACTTCGTTGAAATGTTTGTGGGTGTTGGTGCATCTCGTGTACGTGACATGTTCGAACAAGCAAAACGCCATGCGCCTTGTATCATCTTTATTGATGAGATCGATGCGGTAGGTCGTCATCGTGGTTCAGGTACAGGGGGTGGTCACGATGAGCGTGAGCAAACCTTAAACCAAATGCTGGTAGAGATGGATGGCTTTGAAGGTAATGAAGGTATTATTGTGATCGCTGCGACTAACCGTGCAGATGTACTTGATAAAGCCTTACTTCGTCCGGGACGTTTTGACCGTCAAGTTATGGTGGGTCTGCCTGATATTAAGGGGCGTGAGCAAATTCTTAATGTTCACTTGAAAAAACTGCCTTCGGTAACAGGTGTAGACGTTAAAGTGCTTGCACGTGGTACACCAGGCTTCTCAGGTGCGCAATTGGCAAATCTTGTGAATGAGGCTGCGTTATTCGCTGCTCGTCGTAACAAGAACACTGTCGATATGCATGACTTTGAAGATGCAAAGGACAAGATCTACATGGGACCAGAACGTAAGTCGATGGTGATCCGTGAAGAAGAACGTCGTGCGACTGCATACCATGAAGCGGGACATGCGATTGTGGCAGAGATCTTACCAGGTACAGACCCTGTGCATAAAGTAACGATCATGCCACGTGGTTGGGCATTGGGTGTAACTTGGCAGCTTCCTGAACATGACCAAACCAGCCATTACAAAGATAAAATGTTAAATGAGCTTTCTATCTTATTTGGTGGTCGTATTGCAGAAGAAGTTTTCATTAACCAAATGTCGACAGGTGCTTCAAACGACTTTGAGCGTGCAACCAAAATGGCACGCGCAATGGTGACCAAATACGGTATGTCAGACAAAATGGGTGTAATGGTTTACGAAGACGAAAATCAAAACGGATTTTTTGGTAATGTCGGTAGTCGTACCATTTCTGAAGCAACGCAACAAATGGTTGACCAAGAAGTACGTCGTATCTTAGATGAGCAGTATAAAGTTGCACGTGAGATTCTTGAAAATAACAAAGATATTGCACATGCGATGGTGAAAGCATTGCTTGAGTGGGAAACCATTGATCGCGATCAAATACGTGACATTATGGAAGGGCGTGAGCCACAACCACCAAAAGTATATGTTGCAGAAAATCCAGTGATTGATGTAACACCTGCTGATGGTTCTGAAACTCCACCACCATTGCCATCATTACCAAAACTTTAA
- the rlmE gene encoding 23S rRNA (uridine(2552)-2'-O)-methyltransferase RlmE — protein MATRITNQKLSKSSRAWMREHLDDPFVKKAQKEGYRARAAYKLLEIQEKYKMIKPGMTVVDLGAAPGSWSQIAGKLVGDKGLVIASDILEMDALPDVTFLQGDFREEEVFEKLLNILNGRTVDVVISDMAPNTSGNKAVDQPRQIYLCELALDFANRVLGPKGQFVVKVFQGDGFDEFRKQVVNSFDVLKTAKPAASRARSKEVFLIGQGRKKVSQQVVVDE, from the coding sequence ATGGCTACACGCATCACCAACCAAAAGTTATCTAAAAGTAGTCGTGCGTGGATGAGAGAGCATTTAGACGATCCATTTGTGAAAAAAGCACAAAAGGAAGGCTATCGTGCTCGAGCTGCGTATAAACTTCTTGAAATTCAAGAAAAATATAAAATGATTAAACCAGGTATGACTGTTGTTGACTTAGGTGCAGCACCAGGCAGTTGGTCACAGATTGCAGGAAAATTGGTCGGTGATAAAGGTTTGGTCATTGCTTCGGATATTCTTGAAATGGATGCCTTACCCGATGTGACCTTTTTACAAGGTGATTTTCGAGAAGAAGAAGTTTTTGAAAAATTGTTAAATATTTTAAATGGACGTACTGTAGACGTTGTAATTTCAGATATGGCCCCCAATACATCAGGTAATAAGGCTGTAGATCAACCTCGCCAGATTTATTTGTGTGAACTTGCGTTAGATTTTGCCAACCGTGTTTTAGGACCAAAAGGGCAGTTTGTAGTTAAGGTTTTCCAAGGTGATGGTTTTGATGAATTTCGCAAACAAGTTGTCAATAGTTTTGATGTCTTGAAAACTGCAAAGCCTGCAGCGTCACGGGCACGTTCAAAAGAAGTTTTTTTAATTGGACAAGGTCGTAAAAAGGTTTCGCAGCAAGTCGTTGTAGATGAGTGA
- the yhbY gene encoding ribosome assembly RNA-binding protein YhbY produces the protein MAALSIQERKRLRQIGHALNPVVMIGDKGLSENVIEETNRALNDHELIKIKVAGEDREARAAAIAEIADATGAEVVQTIGKIALIYKKAAKQNPKLSNLVRHAHLSN, from the coding sequence ATGGCGGCTTTATCTATCCAAGAACGTAAGCGTTTACGTCAAATCGGACATGCTTTAAATCCAGTGGTGATGATTGGTGATAAAGGTTTATCTGAAAATGTCATCGAAGAAACCAACCGTGCTTTAAACGACCATGAGTTGATCAAGATTAAAGTCGCTGGCGAAGATCGTGAAGCACGTGCTGCAGCAATTGCTGAGATTGCGGATGCTACAGGTGCTGAAGTTGTGCAAACCATCGGTAAAATTGCATTGATCTACAAAAAAGCTGCGAAACAAAATCCGAAGTTGTCTAATCTTGTTCGTCACGCACACTTGTCGAACTAA
- a CDS encoding DOMON-like domain-containing protein, translated as MASYELNAFDRRFQSISLVGAIEQVSPFTLNVGYWLRDPNQLIQYPERVASHPRIDFLWEKTCFEVFIGVRGEDFYREINLSPSQAWQAYAFEEYRYPEILPPVAAYDIELNQLKRTHYGLNVSLDLTEFMLKHKLKWDHLFIGLSAVLDTTQGEHFFAMQHSSPNADFHNKRDWLHTF; from the coding sequence ATGGCAAGTTATGAACTCAATGCTTTCGATCGCCGCTTTCAAAGCATTTCATTGGTGGGGGCAATCGAACAGGTCAGCCCATTTACTTTAAATGTCGGCTATTGGCTACGTGATCCTAACCAATTGATTCAATATCCTGAACGAGTTGCCTCGCATCCACGAATTGACTTTTTATGGGAAAAAACGTGCTTTGAGGTTTTTATCGGGGTCAGAGGCGAAGATTTCTATCGGGAAATCAATCTCTCCCCTTCTCAAGCATGGCAAGCCTATGCGTTTGAAGAATATCGCTACCCTGAGATACTGCCACCTGTTGCAGCTTATGATATTGAGCTCAATCAACTCAAACGTACGCATTATGGTTTAAATGTAAGTCTTGATCTAACTGAATTTATGCTCAAACATAAATTAAAATGGGATCATTTATTTATTGGTTTAAGTGCTGTTTTAGATACCACGCAGGGTGAACACTTTTTTGCTATGCAACACAGTAGCCCAAATGCTGACTTTCATAATAAACGTGACTGGCTACATACTTTTTAG
- the carA gene encoding glutamine-hydrolyzing carbamoyl-phosphate synthase small subunit: protein MSIPAILALADGTIFKGTSIGATGSTTGEVVFNTAMTGYQEILTDPSYAQQLVTLTYPHIGNTGCNNEDAESGRIHKVWANGLIIRDLPLLHSNFRAEQSLGDYLKQHNVVAIADIDTRKLTRILRSKGAQNGCILAGENITEEEALEKARAFGGLNGLDLAKECCDPEGFAWTEGSWALGKGFSQPEAKFHVVAYDYGVKTNILRMLADRGCKLTVVPAQTPAAEVLALNPDGVFLSNGPGDPAACDYAIEAVKTIVEDARNVPVFGICLGHQILALASGAKTVKMPHGHHGANHPVQSLEDGTVMITSQNHGFAVDAETLPANLKATHKSLFDQTLQGIHRTDKPAFSFQGHPEASPGPHDCAPLFDHFIELIEAAKK from the coding sequence TTGAGCATCCCCGCCATTTTAGCCCTCGCTGACGGTACTATTTTCAAAGGTACATCGATCGGCGCTACGGGAAGTACGACAGGTGAAGTCGTTTTTAATACTGCCATGACTGGCTATCAAGAAATTTTGACTGACCCAAGTTATGCACAACAACTTGTAACTTTAACTTACCCACATATTGGTAATACGGGTTGCAATAATGAAGATGCAGAGTCAGGTCGCATTCATAAAGTTTGGGCAAATGGTCTGATCATTCGAGACCTGCCTTTATTACATAGCAACTTCCGTGCTGAACAATCTCTTGGTGATTATTTAAAACAGCATAATGTTGTTGCCATTGCAGATATTGATACACGTAAACTTACACGTATTTTGCGATCTAAAGGCGCACAAAATGGTTGCATCTTAGCTGGTGAGAACATTACTGAAGAAGAAGCTTTAGAAAAAGCTCGAGCTTTTGGTGGTTTAAATGGTTTAGACCTTGCCAAAGAATGTTGCGACCCTGAAGGTTTTGCATGGACTGAAGGCTCATGGGCATTAGGTAAAGGTTTCTCCCAACCTGAAGCAAAATTCCATGTGGTTGCATACGATTATGGTGTCAAAACCAACATCTTACGTATGCTTGCAGATCGTGGTTGTAAACTCACTGTTGTTCCTGCGCAAACGCCTGCTGCTGAAGTACTTGCATTAAATCCAGATGGCGTGTTCTTGTCAAATGGTCCTGGCGATCCAGCAGCATGTGATTATGCGATTGAAGCAGTAAAAACCATCGTTGAAGATGCACGTAATGTGCCTGTATTTGGAATCTGTTTAGGTCACCAAATCCTTGCGCTTGCATCTGGTGCTAAAACGGTAAAAATGCCGCATGGACATCACGGTGCTAACCATCCTGTACAAAGTCTTGAAGATGGTACCGTGATGATTACTTCTCAAAACCACGGCTTCGCTGTAGATGCTGAAACGCTTCCTGCAAACTTGAAAGCGACGCACAAATCATTGTTCGATCAAACCCTACAAGGGATTCATCGTACAGATAAACCAGCGTTTAGCTTCCAAGGTCACCCTGAAGCAAGTCCTGGCCCACATGACTGCGCACCGTTGTTCGATCATTTTATCGAACTTATCGAAGCAGCTAAGAAGTAA
- the carB gene encoding carbamoyl-phosphate synthase large subunit translates to MAKRTDIKSILIIGAGPIVIGQACEFDYSGAQACKALREEGYRVILVNSNPATIMTDPAMADATYIEPITWQTVAAIIEKERPDAVLPTMGGQTALNCALALDEHGILEKYNVELIGATKEAIEKAEDRKLFDIAMRKIGLECPKADIAESMEEALEIQARFGFPVIIRPSFTMGGSGGGIAYNKEEFIEICERGFDLSPTKQLLIDESLIGWKEYEMEVVRDKNDNCIIVCSIENFDPMGVHTGDSITVAPAQTLTDKEYQLMRNASLAVLREIGVETGGSNVQFGINPKDGRMVIIEMNPRVSRSSALASKATGFPIAKIAAKLAVGYTLDELKNDITGGTTPASFEPAIDYVVTKVPRFNFEKFPQADATLTTQMKSVGEVMAIGRNFQESVNKALRGLEVGACGFDEKIAVGTEGAREKILVELKVPGPERIWYVADAFRHGFTLEDVFQATKIDRWFLIQIEDIIKTEEQIKTLGFGDLNADNIRSFKRKGLSDLRIANLMGISQKQFRKHRWNLGVTPVYKRVDTCAAEFESDTAYMYSTYDEECEANPSNKDKIMVIGGGPNRIGQGIEFDYCCVHAALAMRDDGYETIMVNCNPETVSTDYDTSDRLYFEPITLEDVLEIVRTEKPKGIIVQYGGQTPLKLARALEEAGAPIIGTSPDAIDRAEDRERFQQMIQRLQLRQPNNSIVKSAEEGMAEAAKVGYPLVVRPSYVLGGRAMEIVYNDEELKRYLRDAVQASNEAPVLLDHFLDDAIEVDVDCVSDGKDVVIGGIMQHIEQAGIHSGDSACSIPPYSLSNEVQDEMRRQTIAMAKELGVVGLMNVQFAVKGTDVYILEVNPRASRTVPFVSKCIGESLAKVAARCMAGQSLESQGFTKEIIPEHFSVKEAVFPFNKFPGVDPVLGPEMKSTGEVMGVGKTFGEAFYKAVLGSNDRLPGLPTEGEVKHAFLSVRDSDKPRAVGIAKQLTELGFKVIATGGTYDVIKAAGIECERVNKVTEGRPNIVDRLKNGEIHLIINTTEGKQAQQDSFSIRRSALQGKVYYTTTLNGADAVCQALAIKLPMDVYRLQDLTKG, encoded by the coding sequence ATGGCTAAACGTACAGACATTAAAAGCATCTTAATTATTGGTGCAGGTCCGATTGTGATCGGTCAAGCATGTGAGTTCGACTATTCAGGCGCACAAGCATGTAAAGCCCTTCGTGAAGAAGGCTACCGTGTTATTTTGGTGAACTCTAACCCAGCAACCATTATGACTGACCCTGCAATGGCAGACGCAACTTACATTGAGCCAATCACTTGGCAAACTGTAGCAGCCATCATTGAGAAAGAACGCCCCGATGCAGTTCTTCCTACAATGGGTGGTCAAACAGCATTGAACTGTGCCCTTGCACTAGATGAGCACGGCATTTTAGAAAAATACAATGTAGAATTGATTGGTGCGACCAAAGAAGCGATCGAAAAAGCGGAAGACCGTAAACTGTTCGATATCGCAATGCGTAAAATTGGTCTTGAATGCCCAAAAGCTGACATTGCAGAGTCAATGGAAGAGGCTTTAGAAATCCAAGCACGTTTCGGCTTCCCGGTGATTATCCGACCTTCATTCACGATGGGTGGTTCAGGTGGTGGTATTGCCTATAATAAAGAAGAATTTATTGAAATCTGTGAACGTGGTTTCGATCTTTCGCCAACGAAACAATTGTTGATCGATGAATCATTGATTGGTTGGAAAGAATACGAAATGGAAGTTGTACGTGATAAAAACGACAACTGTATTATCGTATGTTCGATTGAGAACTTTGACCCAATGGGTGTACACACAGGTGACTCAATCACCGTTGCTCCTGCACAAACATTGACAGACAAAGAATATCAATTGATGCGTAATGCATCTTTAGCAGTTCTTCGTGAAATCGGTGTAGAAACGGGCGGTTCAAACGTACAGTTTGGTATTAACCCGAAAGATGGTCGTATGGTCATCATTGAGATGAATCCGCGTGTATCGCGTTCATCTGCACTTGCATCTAAAGCAACGGGTTTCCCGATTGCAAAAATCGCAGCAAAATTAGCGGTTGGTTATACCCTTGATGAGTTGAAAAATGACATCACTGGCGGTACTACACCTGCATCATTCGAGCCTGCGATTGACTATGTTGTCACAAAAGTACCACGTTTCAACTTTGAAAAATTCCCACAAGCAGATGCGACTTTAACCACGCAGATGAAATCTGTGGGTGAAGTGATGGCGATTGGTCGTAACTTCCAAGAATCTGTCAATAAAGCGCTTCGTGGTCTTGAAGTGGGTGCTTGTGGTTTTGATGAAAAAATTGCAGTGGGTACTGAAGGCGCACGCGAAAAAATCTTGGTTGAACTGAAAGTTCCAGGTCCTGAGCGTATTTGGTATGTGGCTGATGCTTTCCGTCACGGCTTCACTTTAGAAGATGTATTCCAAGCGACTAAGATTGATCGTTGGTTCTTGATTCAAATTGAAGATATCATTAAAACTGAAGAACAAATCAAAACTTTAGGTTTTGGTGATTTAAATGCGGACAATATCCGTTCATTTAAACGTAAAGGTTTATCAGATCTTCGCATCGCCAACTTGATGGGCATTTCACAAAAACAATTCCGTAAGCATCGTTGGAACTTGGGTGTAACGCCAGTTTATAAACGTGTGGATACATGTGCTGCTGAGTTTGAATCAGATACAGCGTATATGTACTCAACTTACGATGAAGAATGTGAAGCGAATCCATCGAACAAAGACAAAATCATGGTGATCGGTGGTGGTCCTAACCGTATCGGTCAAGGGATCGAGTTCGATTACTGCTGTGTACACGCTGCGCTTGCAATGCGTGATGACGGTTATGAAACGATCATGGTCAACTGTAACCCTGAAACAGTTTCTACCGATTACGACACATCAGATCGTTTGTACTTCGAACCGATTACGCTTGAAGATGTTCTTGAAATCGTACGCACAGAGAAACCTAAAGGTATTATCGTACAGTACGGTGGTCAAACCCCACTTAAATTGGCACGTGCTTTAGAAGAAGCGGGTGCACCAATTATCGGAACATCGCCTGATGCAATTGACCGTGCAGAGGATCGTGAACGCTTCCAACAAATGATTCAACGTCTACAACTTCGCCAACCAAACAACAGCATTGTTAAATCTGCTGAAGAAGGTATGGCTGAAGCTGCAAAAGTTGGTTATCCATTGGTGGTACGCCCTTCTTATGTATTGGGTGGTCGTGCGATGGAAATCGTCTATAACGATGAAGAATTGAAACGTTATTTACGTGACGCAGTTCAAGCATCGAATGAAGCACCTGTACTGCTTGACCATTTCCTTGATGATGCGATTGAAGTTGACGTAGACTGTGTATCTGACGGTAAAGATGTGGTGATTGGCGGAATCATGCAGCACATCGAACAAGCGGGGATTCACTCTGGTGACTCAGCATGTTCTATTCCACCTTATTCATTGTCAAATGAAGTTCAGGACGAAATGCGTCGTCAAACTATTGCTATGGCAAAAGAGCTTGGCGTTGTGGGCTTGATGAACGTACAGTTTGCAGTAAAAGGCACTGATGTTTACATTCTTGAAGTGAACCCACGTGCATCTCGTACAGTGCCGTTCGTTTCTAAATGTATCGGTGAGTCTTTAGCAAAAGTTGCTGCACGTTGTATGGCGGGTCAGTCTTTAGAATCTCAAGGATTCACCAAAGAGATTATCCCTGAACATTTCTCTGTAAAAGAAGCTGTGTTCCCATTCAACAAATTCCCTGGCGTTGACCCTGTACTTGGGCCTGAGATGAAGTCTACAGGTGAAGTGATGGGCGTAGGTAAAACTTTTGGTGAAGCATTCTATAAAGCTGTGTTAGGCTCGAATGATCGCTTACCAGGTTTACCAACCGAAGGCGAAGTAAAACACGCATTTTTGTCTGTACGTGACTCTGACAAGCCTCGTGCTGTCGGCATCGCAAAACAACTGACTGAGCTTGGTTTCAAAGTGATCGCAACTGGCGGTACTTACGATGTCATCAAAGCAGCAGGTATTGAATGTGAACGTGTGAATAAAGTCACAGAAGGTCGCCCTAATATCGTTGACCGCTTGAAAAATGGCGAAATTCACCTCATTATCAATACAACCGAAGGTAAACAAGCGCAGCAGGATTCGTTCTCGATCCGCCGCTCTGCACTACAAGGTAAAGTGTATTACACAACGACTTTGAATGGTGCAGATGCTGTATGCCAAGCTTTAGCGATTAAATTACCGATGGATGTATACCGCTTGCAAGACCTAACTAAAGGTTAA